A genomic segment from Nicotiana sylvestris chromosome 1, ASM39365v2, whole genome shotgun sequence encodes:
- the LOC104226076 gene encoding heavy metal-associated isoprenylated plant protein 39-like isoform X1, which yields MKKFILNLEVHDVRDKRKALKTVSALPGIDEISMDMKGRKLTIIGTVDPVSVVSKLRKFWPAHIISVGPAKEPEKKEEPKKEEGKKEEAKKEGEGKKEDAPKEEGKKEEAKKEEEGKKDENKKDEPKKEEEKKPEAQPHPMPMPMPIPFPQQQYHPAVVGMVPPYRPYYPPPHMQAMPYRPYYPPPAQTYYQVHHSMEENPNACVIS from the exons ATGAAG AAATTTATCTTGAACTTGGAGGTGCATGATGTCAGAGACAAACGTAAGGCCTTGAAGACGGTCTCTGCTCTTCCAG GAATTGATGAGATCTCAATGGATATGAAAGGTAGGAAATTAACTATCATCGGGACGGTTGATCCAGTAAGTGTAGTGAGCAAATTGAGGAAGTTTTGGCCAGCGCACATAATCTCAGTAGGACCAGCAAAAGAGCCAGAGAAGAAAGAGGAACCAAAGAAAGAAGAAGGGAAGAAAGAAGAGGCTAAGAAGGAGGGCGAGGGCAAGAAAGAAGACGCTCCGAAGGAGGAAGGAAAGAAAGAGGAGgctaaaaaggaagaagaaggtaAGAAGGACGAAAATAAGAAAGACGAGCCcaaaaaggaagaagagaagaagcCAGAAGCACAACCACATCCAATGCCAATGCCAATGCCAATTCCATTCCCACAACAACAATATCATCCAGCTGTGGTTGGCATGGTACCGCCTTATCGACCATATTATCCTCCTCCTCATATGCAGGCCATGCCCTACCGGCCATATTATCCTCCTCCCGCGCAAACATACTACCAGGTTCACCACAGCATGGAAGAGAATCCTAATGCATGTGTTATCTCTTAA
- the LOC104226076 gene encoding heavy metal-associated isoprenylated plant protein 39-like isoform X2, with protein MQKFILNLEVHDVRDKRKALKTVSALPGIDEISMDMKGRKLTIIGTVDPVSVVSKLRKFWPAHIISVGPAKEPEKKEEPKKEEGKKEEAKKEGEGKKEDAPKEEGKKEEAKKEEEGKKDENKKDEPKKEEEKKPEAQPHPMPMPMPIPFPQQQYHPAVVGMVPPYRPYYPPPHMQAMPYRPYYPPPAQTYYQVHHSMEENPNACVIS; from the exons atGCAGAAATTTATCTTGAACTTGGAGGTGCATGATGTCAGAGACAAACGTAAGGCCTTGAAGACGGTCTCTGCTCTTCCAG GAATTGATGAGATCTCAATGGATATGAAAGGTAGGAAATTAACTATCATCGGGACGGTTGATCCAGTAAGTGTAGTGAGCAAATTGAGGAAGTTTTGGCCAGCGCACATAATCTCAGTAGGACCAGCAAAAGAGCCAGAGAAGAAAGAGGAACCAAAGAAAGAAGAAGGGAAGAAAGAAGAGGCTAAGAAGGAGGGCGAGGGCAAGAAAGAAGACGCTCCGAAGGAGGAAGGAAAGAAAGAGGAGgctaaaaaggaagaagaaggtaAGAAGGACGAAAATAAGAAAGACGAGCCcaaaaaggaagaagagaagaagcCAGAAGCACAACCACATCCAATGCCAATGCCAATGCCAATTCCATTCCCACAACAACAATATCATCCAGCTGTGGTTGGCATGGTACCGCCTTATCGACCATATTATCCTCCTCCTCATATGCAGGCCATGCCCTACCGGCCATATTATCCTCCTCCCGCGCAAACATACTACCAGGTTCACCACAGCATGGAAGAGAATCCTAATGCATGTGTTATCTCTTAA